The genomic region GGAGCTTCTTCAGGTTGGCGCCGGCGCTGTCCAGGTCCTGTTTCATCATTGGCAGGCTCGGATCATTGGCCCACATGCCGGCGGGAATCGGCCCGTTCATCAACTTGGCCTGGCCCTTGAGGATGCCGTCGACAATGCCTTTGTAGTCCACCGCATCAACGATCGCCTGGCGGGCGTTCTGGTTGTTCAGCGGGGCTTTCTGGTTGTTCAGGTACAGGTAGGTCACCCGCAGCGACGGGAACTCCTTGATCACCACGTCTTTCTTTTTGGCCAGGTTGGTGAGCTGGTCCTGGGGCATGTCTTCGGCAATGTCCAGGTCGCCGCGTTCCAGTTGCAGGCGGCGTACCGAGGCTTCGCTGATGATCTTGATCACCACCTTGTTCAGCGCGGGCTTGGCGCCGGCGTAGTAGGTGTTGGGTTCCAGGGTCAGGCTCTGGCCTTTCTGCCAGTTGGTCAGGCGGAATGCGCCGGAACCGGCCGTGTGGGTGGAGAGGTAGGCGTTGACGTCGCCCTGTTTCACCACGTCCGGGTTGATGATGCCGGCGCCGTTGTGGGCGAGGGTGTAGAGGAAGGGCGCGTAGGGTTTGGTCAGGGTGAAGCGCACGGTCAGCGGGTCGACCACGGTGACTTTCATGTCATCCGGGAACGCGCCCGACGGGCCTTGCTTGAGCTGCATCACGCGGTCGAAGGAGAACTTCACCGCATTGGCGTCGACCTCGGCGCCGTCATCGAACTTGTTGCCGGGCTTGAGTTTGAAGTCCCACACCAGGCCGTCGGTCGAGGTGGTCCAGCTGTCGGCCAGGTCGCCCTTGACGTCGGTGCTGCCCTTGCCGTTTTCGACTTTGTAGGCCACCAGTTTCTGGTACGCCGGGTACGTCACCGCCCAATCGTTATTGTCGATGGTCACGGCCGGGTCGAGGGTTTGCGGGTCGGCGGCCTTGCCGATCATCAGGGTGTCTTTGGGGGCGGCGGCACTTGCCGATTGCCACGCGCCCAGGCTCAGGGCGGCGCACAGCAGGGAGAGTGCGAGGGTCTTGCGGTTG from Pseudomonas yamanorum harbors:
- a CDS encoding ABC transporter substrate-binding protein; the encoded protein is MTPSNRKTLALSLLCAALSLGAWQSASAAAPKDTLMIGKAADPQTLDPAVTIDNNDWAVTYPAYQKLVAYKVENGKGSTDVKGDLADSWTTSTDGLVWDFKLKPGNKFDDGAEVDANAVKFSFDRVMQLKQGPSGAFPDDMKVTVVDPLTVRFTLTKPYAPFLYTLAHNGAGIINPDVVKQGDVNAYLSTHTAGSGAFRLTNWQKGQSLTLEPNTYYAGAKPALNKVVIKIISEASVRRLQLERGDLDIAEDMPQDQLTNLAKKKDVVIKEFPSLRVTYLYLNNQKAPLNNQNARQAIVDAVDYKGIVDGILKGQAKLMNGPIPAGMWANDPSLPMMKQDLDSAGANLKKLPTKITTLNYMYSDKDPDWESIGLTLQASLAPLGINLKMEKLANATMRERLGKGDFDVSIGSWAPDFSDPYMYMNFWFDSSLQGLPGNRSFYSNPVVDKLIRDAAANNDTAKRTELYQEAQKIVLKDSVYAYLYQKNYTLPMRDSVKGYVFHPMLEQVFNVAEISK